One Glutamicibacter mishrai genomic window carries:
- a CDS encoding GntR family transcriptional regulator — MRHAPQPKVEAYLDPASKQSKYRQIREILKAHTREACKPGYKLPPERELAEHFGVARKTIRQAIDALVDEQVLKRVVGIGTFVVPEKLDLRVRLHSYSEDMMRRGMVPDAHVLEFAEIKANTNLALQLMVEEGTQVVQFKRLLLADGTPMSLDENYMPADLVPGFVDAEPPSKLYQALHERYGILLEWGEDQVESTAASKSQAHLLGVEPGFPLLQITRYAYIGERLADYSVSLYRSDRYKLFVPLQRVGTRTPRYTEAF; from the coding sequence ATGCGCCACGCACCCCAGCCCAAGGTCGAGGCGTATCTTGATCCAGCGAGCAAACAAAGCAAGTACCGGCAGATCCGTGAGATCCTCAAAGCCCACACCCGCGAAGCCTGCAAACCTGGCTACAAGCTCCCACCAGAACGCGAGCTCGCCGAACATTTCGGGGTGGCCCGCAAGACCATCCGCCAGGCAATAGACGCGTTGGTCGACGAACAGGTGCTCAAGCGCGTAGTCGGCATCGGCACTTTTGTCGTCCCCGAGAAACTTGACTTGAGGGTCAGGCTGCATTCCTACTCCGAGGACATGATGCGCCGTGGGATGGTGCCGGACGCGCATGTTCTGGAGTTTGCCGAAATCAAGGCCAATACGAACCTTGCCCTGCAGCTAATGGTGGAGGAGGGGACGCAGGTGGTGCAGTTCAAACGCCTGCTGCTGGCCGATGGAACCCCGATGAGCCTGGACGAGAACTATATGCCAGCAGATCTGGTCCCAGGCTTCGTAGACGCGGAGCCGCCGTCCAAGCTCTACCAAGCCCTACACGAGCGCTACGGCATACTTCTGGAATGGGGCGAGGATCAGGTCGAAAGCACGGCCGCAAGCAAGAGCCAGGCCCATTTGCTGGGCGTTGAACCAGGGTTCCCGTTGTTGCAGATCACGCGCTACGCCTATATCGGCGAACGGCTGGCCGACTACTCTGTCTCGCTCTACCGCTCGGACCGCTACAAGCTCTTTGTCCCGCTGCAACGCGTTGGCACTCGTACACCGCGCTACACAGAGGCCTTTTAG
- a CDS encoding cytochrome c oxidase subunit 4, with translation MKIESWIFLGGVFFFAPIAVIYGYMTNWSEWVGFLALLMLVGLSAMVGWYLLFTAKRIGPRPEDRVDGEIHENAGDIGMFSPWSWWPLVLAGSAAIAFLGIAVGWWVFYIGAGLSVVGLVGWVYEYSRGDHAH, from the coding sequence ATGAAAATTGAATCCTGGATCTTCCTGGGTGGCGTCTTCTTCTTCGCCCCTATCGCCGTGATCTACGGTTACATGACCAACTGGAGCGAATGGGTTGGCTTCCTGGCATTGCTGATGCTGGTAGGCCTGTCCGCAATGGTTGGGTGGTACCTGCTGTTCACCGCCAAGCGCATCGGCCCTCGCCCAGAGGACCGTGTCGACGGTGAAATCCACGAGAACGCCGGCGACATCGGAATGTTCTCGCCATGGAGCTGGTGGCCACTGGTACTTGCCGGTTCCGCTGCAATCGCCTTCTTGGGCATTGCAGTTGGCTGGTGGGTCTTCTACATCGGAGCAGGACTTTCCGTTGTAGGTCTGGTTGGCTGGGTTTACGAATACAGCCGTGGAGACCACGCACACTAA